One genomic segment of Alkalimarinus alittae includes these proteins:
- a CDS encoding FMN-binding negative transcriptional regulator has protein sequence MDAYISPSWYETKVETGQVVPTWDYLAFHEEGIARVIEDPNWLKRHHE, from the coding sequence ATGGATGCCTACATTTCACCCTCGTGGTATGAAACCAAGGTAGAAACAGGCCAAGTTGTCCCAACGTGGGATTACTTAGCTTTTCATGAAGAAGGTATTGCTCGCGTTATAGAGGATCCGAATTGGCTGAAACGTCATCATGAATAA
- a CDS encoding SPFH domain-containing protein, whose amino-acid sequence MEVIIVAVVAVGLVLITIAKGVRLVPQGEKFVVQRLGKFYQTLNPGLNFVIPYVDTVAYKVTTKDIVLDIPSQEVITEDNAVILANAVAYINILSPEKAVYGVENYQIAIQNLIQTTLRAIIGEMRLDAALSSRDHIKTRLKDGISDDIADWGITLKNVEIQDINPSQTMQASMEEQAAAERQRRAAVTRAEGEKQATILEAEGRLEASKKDAEAQIVLAKASGRSIELVTQAIKEDELPVMYLLGEKYIDSIKTLSKSDNAKTVVYPADLIGTVKGIMSRVK is encoded by the coding sequence ATGGAAGTGATTATTGTTGCTGTTGTCGCGGTTGGCCTAGTGCTAATAACGATTGCGAAAGGTGTGCGCCTAGTCCCTCAGGGTGAGAAGTTTGTTGTTCAGCGGTTAGGTAAGTTTTACCAGACGTTAAACCCTGGCCTTAATTTTGTAATTCCGTATGTTGATACGGTTGCCTATAAAGTAACCACTAAAGATATTGTGCTAGATATACCTTCACAAGAAGTTATTACTGAAGACAACGCTGTTATTTTAGCTAATGCTGTTGCGTATATTAACATTCTAAGCCCAGAGAAAGCGGTATATGGTGTTGAGAATTATCAGATAGCGATCCAAAATCTCATTCAAACAACGCTTAGAGCGATAATTGGTGAGATGAGACTTGATGCTGCACTGTCATCACGTGACCACATTAAAACACGATTAAAAGATGGTATTTCAGACGATATTGCTGATTGGGGTATCACGTTAAAGAACGTCGAAATTCAAGATATTAACCCAAGCCAAACGATGCAAGCGTCAATGGAAGAGCAGGCTGCAGCAGAGCGTCAACGCCGAGCAGCCGTCACTCGTGCAGAAGGTGAAAAGCAGGCAACCATACTTGAAGCAGAAGGGCGTTTAGAAGCCTCTAAAAAAGACGCTGAAGCACAGATTGTCTTAGCTAAAGCATCTGGACGTTCTATTGAGTTAGTCACGCAAGCAATTAAGGAAGACGAATTACCTGTTATGTACCTATTGGGCGAGAAGTACATCGATTCAATCAAAACCTTATCAAAGTCAGATAATGCCAAAACCGTCGTCTACCCTGCAGACCTAATCGGTACAGTTAAAGGTATCATGAGCCGGGTTAAGTAG
- a CDS encoding nuclear transport factor 2 family protein, protein MSNEKQLIETFYSAFKKRDYQIMASCYHPDATFKDEVFQLKGRDIAAMWQMLCERGADMEMTFSVTEKDGKVNAHWEPRYTFSQTGRNVHNIVDADFEFKGGKIIKHVDHFSFWRWSRQALGISGLLLGWSSLLQNKVATVANKSLQRFNDNNLSRV, encoded by the coding sequence ATGAGTAACGAAAAACAGTTGATAGAGACATTTTACAGTGCCTTTAAAAAGCGTGATTATCAAATTATGGCGAGTTGTTATCACCCAGATGCTACGTTTAAAGATGAAGTATTTCAGTTAAAAGGCCGCGATATAGCCGCTATGTGGCAAATGCTTTGTGAGCGCGGTGCAGATATGGAGATGACGTTCTCGGTCACAGAAAAAGACGGAAAGGTAAACGCTCATTGGGAACCTCGCTATACGTTTAGCCAAACAGGTAGAAACGTCCACAATATTGTTGATGCAGATTTTGAGTTTAAAGGCGGAAAGATTATAAAGCATGTCGATCACTTTAGCTTTTGGCGTTGGAGTCGTCAGGCTTTGGGTATTTCAGGGTTATTGCTAGGCTGGAGTAGCTTACTGCAAAATAAAGTGGCGACAGTGGCTAATAAATCTCTACAACGCTTTAATGATAACAATCTGAGCAGGGTTTAG
- a CDS encoding glutathione S-transferase, whose product MVVVHHLENSRSQRILWTLEELGVPYEVKRYERDKKTSLAPESLKAVHPLGKSPVITDDDITVAESGAIIEYLIGKYGNGQFTVDTASAAHRDYVFWLHFAEGSLMPPLLLKLVFDKVRTSPMPFFAKPIAKSIAQKVMKSFVGPNIKGNLAFIEHYLADHEWFAGDKLTGADMQMSFPLEACVASGVADSGYPNIVAYVKRVHARPAYQKALSVGGPYDYA is encoded by the coding sequence ATGGTTGTCGTTCATCATTTAGAAAACTCACGCTCGCAGCGAATACTTTGGACTTTAGAAGAGCTTGGGGTTCCTTACGAAGTTAAGCGATATGAAAGGGACAAAAAGACCAGCTTAGCCCCTGAAAGCCTTAAAGCCGTTCACCCATTAGGCAAATCACCTGTCATTACTGATGATGATATTACCGTTGCAGAAAGCGGGGCCATTATTGAATATTTAATCGGTAAGTACGGTAACGGACAGTTTACCGTCGATACCGCGTCCGCCGCGCATCGGGATTATGTATTCTGGCTGCACTTTGCTGAGGGCTCTTTAATGCCGCCGTTATTATTGAAGTTAGTGTTTGATAAGGTGCGTACAAGTCCAATGCCTTTTTTTGCGAAGCCGATTGCTAAATCAATCGCTCAAAAAGTAATGAAGTCGTTTGTTGGGCCTAACATCAAAGGTAATTTAGCGTTTATTGAGCATTATCTGGCCGATCATGAATGGTTTGCGGGTGACAAGCTTACCGGTGCAGACATGCAAATGAGCTTCCCGCTAGAGGCTTGTGTGGCATCAGGCGTGGCAGATAGCGGTTACCCTAATATCGTTGCTTATGTTAAGCGTGTGCATGCTAGACCGGCTTATCAAAAAGCATTATCGGTTGGCGGCCCTTATGACTATGCCTAG
- a CDS encoding DsbA family protein — MKSIIMPHLARIISSDALLNFKRAVSELKRFSSGQPHVLDVFLHINDPYSYLLLQVLPDLEKRYQVTLRLRAILRTNDDMFPEQEMLSDYAFKDARILAQLYELSFPSEPPLKDINKTILYTNQLIIAESSSNVLRNFNAIFDNYWHSRDTHFNYDNTSDDTVHNNLARNETRLKKLGHYMAGMIHYAGEWYWGIDRLEHLERRANKLGLSTLAKPSIYYNRTHVNACNTFPLATTNATVHPSPLTLFFSIRSPYSHLGLERAVRLAKYYDIALIVKPVLPMVMRGLAVPDAKKMYIFHDTKREANKYGINYGFVADPLGAGVERCYALFDYAESEGKGVEYLLAYARAVNAQGIRSETDKGLKKIVTSCGLDWNTAKSLLAGDSWRLWAEQNLKDMYNLGLWGVPSFQHKNTAVWGQDRIFVIENQIIKDMS, encoded by the coding sequence TTGAAAAGCATCATAATGCCTCACTTGGCTCGCATCATCTCAAGTGATGCGCTTCTAAACTTTAAAAGAGCCGTATCTGAGCTCAAGCGCTTCAGTTCAGGTCAACCGCATGTTTTAGACGTTTTTCTTCATATTAACGACCCTTACAGTTACCTGCTTCTTCAAGTCCTTCCCGATTTAGAAAAACGATATCAGGTTACGCTAAGGCTACGAGCCATCTTACGTACTAACGATGACATGTTTCCTGAGCAAGAAATGTTGTCAGATTATGCGTTTAAAGACGCTCGAATCTTGGCGCAGCTTTATGAGTTAAGCTTTCCTAGCGAGCCACCACTCAAAGATATTAATAAAACAATTTTATATACTAATCAGCTTATTATAGCCGAATCATCAAGTAATGTTTTAAGAAATTTTAATGCTATTTTTGACAATTACTGGCATTCAAGAGATACACATTTTAACTATGACAATACATCAGACGACACAGTACATAACAACCTCGCTCGAAACGAGACCCGACTAAAAAAATTAGGTCATTACATGGCGGGGATGATCCATTATGCAGGTGAATGGTATTGGGGGATAGATCGACTCGAGCATTTAGAGCGCCGAGCAAATAAACTAGGCCTTTCTACGCTAGCAAAACCCTCCATTTATTATAATCGTACACACGTTAATGCCTGCAATACATTCCCCCTAGCGACAACCAATGCAACCGTTCACCCCTCCCCGCTTACACTGTTTTTTTCGATCAGAAGCCCATATTCACACCTTGGGTTAGAGCGAGCGGTTAGATTAGCAAAATACTATGATATAGCGCTCATCGTTAAACCCGTACTACCAATGGTCATGCGTGGCCTAGCGGTTCCCGATGCCAAAAAGATGTATATTTTTCACGATACAAAAAGAGAAGCGAATAAATACGGTATCAATTATGGTTTTGTAGCTGACCCTCTGGGTGCTGGTGTAGAGCGTTGCTACGCCCTTTTTGATTATGCTGAAAGCGAGGGGAAAGGTGTTGAGTATTTACTTGCCTATGCCCGTGCCGTTAACGCGCAAGGCATTCGATCTGAAACCGACAAAGGACTTAAGAAAATAGTAACCTCTTGCGGACTTGATTGGAATACAGCCAAATCACTGCTAGCAGGAGACAGTTGGAGATTGTGGGCCGAGCAAAACTTAAAGGATATGTATAACTTAGGTCTTTGGGGTGTTCCTAGTTTTCAGCACAAAAACACAGCCGTATGGGGGCAAGATCGTATTTTTGTGATTGAGAATCAAATCATCAAAGATATGAGTTAA
- a CDS encoding DUF6624 domain-containing protein, with amino-acid sequence MNKNLADELVEMMTEDQWMLQQLFDSGELPSDTYHPRMKLLHEQNASRLKKIIGTYGWPGVSLVGEEAAKAAWLIAQHSVSDSGFMGECVCLLEDAVASGEVAGWQLAFLHDRVRTLSGKPQYYGTQFDVDESGWPAPFPIEDIAMVNERRARLGLNSIEERQEQMTEQERKRRANIGQIS; translated from the coding sequence ATGAATAAAAATCTTGCAGATGAACTGGTCGAGATGATGACAGAAGACCAGTGGATGTTACAGCAACTTTTCGATTCTGGAGAGTTGCCATCTGATACTTATCATCCTCGAATGAAACTCCTCCATGAGCAGAATGCTTCTCGCCTGAAAAAGATTATTGGTACTTACGGCTGGCCAGGTGTTTCGTTAGTTGGCGAGGAGGCTGCTAAAGCTGCATGGCTGATTGCTCAGCATTCTGTTTCAGACTCCGGTTTCATGGGTGAGTGTGTCTGCCTACTAGAAGATGCTGTTGCAAGTGGGGAGGTGGCCGGCTGGCAGTTGGCATTCCTTCATGACCGGGTGCGAACACTATCTGGCAAGCCTCAATACTACGGCACCCAGTTTGATGTTGATGAATCTGGATGGCCTGCACCGTTCCCTATCGAGGATATCGCTATGGTTAATGAACGCCGTGCGCGTCTTGGGTTGAACTCTATTGAAGAGCGGCAAGAACAAATGACCGAGCAGGAACGGAAACGACGTGCCAATATAGGACAGATCAGTTAA
- a CDS encoding WG repeat-containing protein, which produces MKIAIFTLLLLSSFSIRANETCAYFAKETIQNKFPEWQSYDNCATYKGRILNVLPNHLSKVAFDVSGLAPFWASGHYFYLKEDGNFLSVIPFDNGADTFREGLVRSVINSKIAYFNQELQMVIPPKYDWGWPFYNGRALVCTGCKISEPDDDGHKPVKGGVWGYINKSGKEVVTVKFNQTEVPD; this is translated from the coding sequence ATGAAGATAGCAATATTCACACTATTACTACTTTCTTCCTTTTCAATACGGGCAAATGAGACATGTGCCTATTTTGCAAAAGAAACTATTCAGAATAAATTCCCTGAATGGCAGTCATATGATAACTGTGCGACATATAAAGGTAGAATCCTAAATGTATTGCCAAATCACCTTAGTAAAGTGGCTTTTGATGTTTCTGGTCTAGCGCCATTTTGGGCTTCAGGGCACTACTTTTATCTTAAAGAAGACGGTAATTTTCTATCCGTCATACCCTTCGATAATGGTGCCGATACATTCAGAGAAGGGTTGGTCCGGTCAGTCATTAATTCAAAAATTGCTTACTTTAATCAAGAGCTACAAATGGTTATACCACCAAAATATGATTGGGGTTGGCCATTCTATAATGGCCGCGCATTAGTCTGCACTGGCTGCAAAATCTCAGAGCCTGATGACGATGGGCATAAACCTGTCAAAGGTGGGGTGTGGGGTTATATTAATAAATCAGGCAAAGAAGTTGTAACTGTAAAATTTAACCAAACCGAGGTTCCTGATTGA
- a CDS encoding acyl-CoA dehydrogenase, whose translation MSHKSFDWGDPLNIESTLTDEERMIRDTVHEYAQEKLMTRVLLANREERFDREIMTELGELGLLGATLPEKYGCAGVNYVSYGLIAREVERVDSGYRSAMSVQSSLVMHPIYAYGTEQQRNKYLPKLASGEWVGCFGLTEPDAGSDPGSMLTKATKVKGGYRLSGAKIWITNSPIADVLVVWAKLEGVIKGFVLERGMEGLSTPKIEGKFSLRASVTGEIVMDNVFVQEAHILPNIEGLKGPFGCLNKARYGIAWGALGAAEFCWHAARQYALDRHQFNRPLAATQLIQKKLADMQTEISIGLMSCLQAGRLMDLDKLPPETISLIKRNSCGKALDIARAARDIHGGNGISDEYHVIRHVMNLEAVNTYEGTHDVHALILGRAQTGIQAFF comes from the coding sequence ATGAGCCATAAATCGTTTGACTGGGGTGACCCTTTAAATATTGAAAGCACATTGACTGACGAAGAGCGGATGATAAGAGATACTGTTCATGAGTACGCACAAGAAAAGTTAATGACAAGAGTTCTGCTTGCTAATCGAGAAGAACGCTTTGATCGAGAGATCATGACCGAACTCGGTGAGTTAGGGTTATTAGGCGCAACGTTACCCGAAAAATACGGTTGTGCGGGTGTTAACTATGTTAGCTACGGACTCATTGCGAGAGAAGTTGAGCGTGTCGATAGTGGATATCGGTCTGCCATGAGTGTGCAATCATCGTTAGTCATGCATCCGATTTATGCCTATGGAACAGAGCAACAACGAAATAAATATTTACCTAAGTTAGCAAGCGGTGAATGGGTAGGGTGCTTTGGATTAACTGAGCCTGACGCTGGTTCAGACCCCGGCAGCATGCTAACCAAAGCGACAAAAGTTAAGGGTGGGTATCGGCTTTCTGGTGCGAAAATATGGATAACAAATTCGCCTATCGCAGATGTGCTCGTTGTTTGGGCTAAGTTAGAAGGTGTTATTAAAGGCTTTGTCTTAGAACGAGGAATGGAAGGACTTAGTACCCCCAAGATAGAAGGTAAGTTCTCATTACGTGCCTCTGTTACAGGTGAGATTGTGATGGATAATGTGTTCGTTCAAGAGGCGCATATTCTACCCAACATAGAAGGCTTAAAGGGCCCATTTGGGTGCTTAAACAAAGCACGCTATGGGATAGCTTGGGGAGCATTAGGGGCCGCTGAATTTTGTTGGCATGCTGCAAGGCAGTATGCGTTAGATCGACATCAGTTTAACCGCCCATTAGCGGCCACCCAATTAATTCAAAAAAAGCTAGCAGATATGCAAACCGAGATAAGTATCGGGTTAATGAGCTGTTTGCAGGCTGGGCGTTTAATGGATTTAGACAAGCTGCCGCCGGAAACCATTTCTTTAATTAAGCGGAATTCTTGCGGTAAAGCATTGGATATAGCAAGAGCTGCTAGAGACATTCATGGCGGGAACGGTATATCCGATGAGTATCATGTTATTAGGCATGTGATGAATCTAGAAGCGGTTAATACCTACGAAGGGACTCATGACGTACATGCACTTATACTCGGGCGAGCACAAACAGGCATTCAGGCGTTTTTTTAG
- a CDS encoding class I SAM-dependent methyltransferase encodes MNLLESQTAFITTLIKEHAPQDTLQLGLGNLDLTLSVCQALNQLDNAALTLITPSLSQHSSFLKEMNKLKIGMLSDLVELIRTPADEVLPDFYFQNRTIDLAIINENEAFDQALVAFYYVDKMLVSKGTVIINDADSPVMKKLCRYLVTEREYTLQRTLESTKKGPVVSRLLRKQFNRAPEIIKNTVKTFINSELLISDEDLGLECSMVALTKRAEEGEIDMDFDTLLESIINE; translated from the coding sequence ATGAATCTTCTAGAATCTCAAACTGCTTTTATTACTACTCTTATAAAAGAGCACGCTCCGCAAGATACGTTGCAGTTAGGTTTGGGTAATCTCGACCTAACTTTATCTGTATGCCAGGCCTTAAATCAATTAGACAATGCCGCGCTAACGTTAATAACCCCAAGCCTTTCACAGCATTCAAGTTTCTTAAAAGAGATGAACAAGCTAAAAATTGGCATGCTAAGCGACCTAGTTGAACTGATTAGAACACCTGCAGATGAAGTGCTCCCAGACTTTTATTTTCAGAACAGAACTATAGATCTAGCGATCATCAACGAAAATGAAGCTTTTGATCAAGCGTTAGTCGCATTCTATTACGTCGATAAAATGCTGGTATCTAAAGGGACGGTTATTATCAATGACGCCGACTCCCCCGTAATGAAAAAGCTGTGTCGTTACCTCGTTACAGAACGTGAGTATACCCTTCAACGAACACTCGAAAGCACCAAAAAAGGCCCCGTCGTCTCGCGACTCTTGCGAAAACAGTTCAACCGAGCGCCAGAGATAATCAAAAATACCGTTAAAACGTTTATAAACTCAGAGCTATTAATAAGCGACGAAGACCTAGGGTTAGAATGCTCAATGGTCGCGCTCACCAAGCGAGCAGAAGAGGGCGAAATCGATATGGATTTTGATACCTTATTAGAGTCGATTATTAACGAATAG
- a CDS encoding M23 family metallopeptidase: MKTVKKSVKYSIIIILLIGIAGFILPERVSVPVLGATTNDWNKDSFWYEPWGSSGVHKGIDIFGKKSTPVVSTVDGLVLYQGNLQKGGNVVLVLGPKWRLHYYAHLESIGVKGLAFVKSGSTIGSLGDSGNAKGKPPHLHYSIVCLLPRFWSIDRTTQGYKKAIFLDPNLLLVGS; encoded by the coding sequence GTGAAAACTGTGAAAAAGAGTGTTAAATATTCAATAATAATAATCTTACTGATCGGGATAGCTGGCTTTATTTTGCCTGAGCGCGTAAGTGTGCCTGTGTTGGGTGCCACAACGAATGACTGGAACAAAGATTCATTCTGGTATGAGCCCTGGGGAAGTTCTGGCGTTCATAAGGGGATCGATATCTTTGGTAAAAAGAGCACGCCAGTTGTAAGCACTGTTGATGGTTTAGTGCTATATCAAGGAAATCTACAAAAGGGTGGTAATGTTGTTCTAGTATTGGGCCCCAAATGGAGGCTGCATTATTACGCTCACTTAGAGAGTATTGGTGTAAAGGGGTTGGCGTTTGTTAAGTCAGGTTCGACCATAGGTAGTCTAGGTGATAGCGGCAACGCCAAAGGTAAACCACCTCATTTACATTATTCAATTGTTTGCTTGCTTCCTCGGTTCTGGTCAATCGACAGGACTACTCAGGGTTACAAAAAAGCGATATTCTTAGACCCAAACCTATTGCTGGTGGGTTCATAA
- a CDS encoding NfeD family protein, with product MVEWLDANILYWHWVVFGILLAGAEIFAPSFFLLWLGVSGLLVGFISYFVNISFSTEIILWGVFSLASLVIWFKLIAPLMKNNTLSGMSREALIGQEGTITEYNQSVSKGRLRFSAPIVGNDEWGFRCEQALSVGDRAVVTDVSGNDLIVRKK from the coding sequence ATGGTCGAATGGTTAGATGCCAATATTCTTTATTGGCACTGGGTAGTGTTCGGTATTTTATTAGCTGGTGCAGAGATCTTTGCTCCAAGTTTCTTTTTGTTGTGGCTCGGTGTTAGCGGTTTATTAGTGGGGTTTATTAGTTACTTCGTTAATATCTCATTTAGTACAGAAATCATCCTTTGGGGCGTTTTCTCGCTAGCGAGTTTAGTTATTTGGTTCAAACTTATTGCGCCGTTAATGAAAAATAATACCTTGTCAGGTATGAGTCGAGAGGCGTTGATAGGTCAAGAAGGCACCATCACAGAGTACAACCAAAGCGTCTCTAAAGGGCGCTTACGTTTTTCAGCACCCATTGTTGGAAATGACGAATGGGGGTTCAGGTGTGAACAGGCATTAAGTGTCGGTGACAGAGCTGTCGTCACCGATGTAAGTGGAAATGATCTGATCGTCAGAAAAAAATAG